Proteins encoded by one window of uncultured Draconibacterium sp.:
- a CDS encoding DUF3127 domain-containing protein encodes MALSVKGKIEQILKPESGVSRAGKEWSKQEFVIETDEQYPRKVCFTLFGDKVSLINGMSAGEEVEVSFNMESREYNGRWFHNINAWKIDKVSADGNLPEPPPEFGMDDIPPEPSEDSAGDLPF; translated from the coding sequence ATGGCATTAAGCGTAAAAGGAAAAATTGAGCAGATTTTAAAACCTGAATCCGGGGTGAGCCGGGCAGGAAAAGAATGGAGTAAACAAGAATTTGTAATTGAAACAGACGAACAATACCCACGCAAAGTATGTTTTACCTTGTTTGGCGACAAAGTTAGTTTGATTAACGGAATGTCTGCCGGCGAGGAAGTTGAGGTGTCTTTTAATATGGAATCGCGCGAATACAATGGCCGTTGGTTTCATAACATTAATGCCTGGAAAATTGATAAAGTTAGTGCCGATGGCAATTTGCCAGAACCTCCGCCGGAGTTTGGAATGGATGATATTCCACCCGAGCCATCGGAAGATTCGGCAGGTGATTTGCCGTTTTAA
- the yaaA gene encoding peroxide stress protein YaaA codes for MLIVISPAKSLDYKTPPVTTRYTMPDMLDESEKLLPKLRKMKPKQLSELMGISANLGQLNYDRFQTWHQPFTPDNAKQAVLAFSGDVFQGLDATTLSEEQLLKLQSKLRILSGLYGVLRPLDLMQPYRLEMGTKLKVQRSADLYAFWKNKITPKIQEALDESGSKVLINLASNEYYKSIDTKKLEAEIVTPQFKDMKNGQYKMISFFAKKARGLMTRFIVENDIDNVDDLQAFDSDGYVFNPRLSKPGNPMFTRG; via the coding sequence ATGCTAATAGTAATATCGCCGGCAAAATCGCTGGATTATAAAACACCACCGGTAACTACAAGGTACACCATGCCCGACATGCTTGACGAGTCGGAAAAGCTACTTCCGAAACTGCGGAAGATGAAACCCAAACAACTTTCGGAGTTAATGGGAATTTCAGCAAACCTGGGACAGTTGAATTACGATCGTTTTCAAACCTGGCACCAACCTTTTACGCCCGATAATGCCAAACAGGCTGTTCTGGCTTTTAGTGGCGATGTATTTCAGGGATTGGATGCCACAACATTAAGTGAAGAACAACTGCTGAAATTGCAGTCGAAGTTGAGAATACTTTCTGGACTTTACGGCGTTTTGCGTCCACTCGATTTAATGCAGCCTTACCGCCTTGAAATGGGAACGAAATTAAAAGTTCAGCGATCGGCAGATTTGTATGCTTTCTGGAAAAACAAGATCACTCCGAAAATACAGGAAGCACTTGATGAATCGGGGAGTAAAGTGTTAATCAACCTGGCATCAAACGAATATTATAAAAGTATCGACACCAAAAAGCTGGAAGCGGAAATTGTAACGCCACAGTTTAAAGACATGAAAAATGGTCAGTACAAAATGATCTCCTTCTTTGCCAAAAAGGCCCGCGGTCTGATGACACGTTTTATTGTTGAGAATGACATTGATAATGTAGACGATCTGCAGGCTTTTGATTCGGATGGGTATGTATTTAACCCGCGTTTGTCGAAACCTGGTAACCCGATGTTTACGCGGGGATAA